From the Salarias fasciatus chromosome 5, fSalaFa1.1, whole genome shotgun sequence genome, the window TGAACAGATTAAACCAAGTAAATCATAAAATAGTAGTGctttcagttttaatcgcattgatcgcaatttaatcgcactgatcgcaattaatcgtgattaattcatggagaactgtcagcaattaacttttttaaagttgagattaattgcaatgaagaatctaatcctcataaatcagtcccaatgtcaggaaaaaacactattattatcctctagttcttttctttgacccaattggcagacctcaatggattaatcgcgattaaaattgacagcactataAAATAGTcaactttttaaattttctcAGCAGTTATATATAGCTAAACAGTCAGAACTATAGTGCCAATAAAACTAGCTGGTCTCACCTGGGCACTCTGCACTTGTGGGGACTGAATGACTGATGACTGTGCAGACTGGATCACCCCTTGAACCTGAAACTGACCCCCCGGCAGTTGTACAACCGCAACAGAAGAACCTCCAAGTGACAtctaaaaagttaaaaatcaatattaaaTTGACAAAGTACTGTTTATTAAGCATTAAAACACAATTCAGGTTCTGTCAACatgaaaagaacaacaaaattcTGATATTATTGAAAGCAAATTGAtacaacaagaacaagaaataCACTTATACACATTTAGACTGTCCCTGTCTTGTGTATTTAAAAGAATACTATGTAGTGTTCAGTGTTCCTTGTGAAcaaaaaattgaataaaaattaaattcatgtttcatttattcCTGAAACGTTGACATCAAAGCCATTTTATCACTGCTCCTCATGCTCTGGTTACTTTGGAAAACCAACactgatatttcattttcaattgTACAATATTATACTTAATCAGATTGAACATAATTAGGATCATAGTAATGTACATGTGATTTCATTCATACTGCAATGTGCAATGACGTGTGTCGTTTTGAGTTCATACGAGGTGAAAGCAGTGGCCTACTCAGATGCTTTGTCCTGGAATGTCAGGTCACCTAGTGACATATACCgaaaatacaaattaaataaaattgtaaGTTAACTGGTACTTGAACAAAATCAACAAGAACATTTTTTGTCTGAGGATTGCATATAACATTATGTAGCTGTACTGACAGGTCAACTGGAGACTTGTGTTTTTTAGTATGTAATTATGTAAGCACTACTCTGATAAAGATTTTCGTGGTACTGAGAAATCAGGGTTTCTGTTGGGCTATCTGAGAACAGAGTGCATGGTAGTAGAAACAGCCGGTGACTCAgtggcctgtttttttttccatagtaACAGAAGAAACAATTCAActccatcttttattttttcacagcGTTTAACAACCTGTGGCCGCATTATCAACTCCGCTGTGGCCTCCCGATTATTTATTATCAATAACCACTGATGGCGATCACTGTCAAACATGAACGCCATTAAATCACAGATTATTCAAGCGAACAACTGTTTCTTCAAAAGTCTAAAACGGACATGGCAACGAAGAGGCAACTTCCTCTTTGGTTCAGCCGCATTAGCCAACACAACTAACGTTAACGTGTAATTACGAAACACTGCTCGGCAAACAGTGAATTCTGTTTCATTTCTGTCGGTTATCGTTTTAAGTGCGACATTTAAACAGTGCGCGGCTACTTGTTGCAAAACGAGTCGATCAGAAGTTGGAACGAAAAACGCTCCGTTCGAATTCGAACGCTGGTTAAAGGTTCAGTAAAACTGGAGGCGAAACCCCGTTTAAAACGCGAAAAAACCCTCCGTTTCTGAGCCGCGCGCGAGACAAGTTTCGTTTCACCGATTCACGGGACGGACGAGCTTTTGTCTCAATGAGCAAATATGTGCAACTCTGTCACTGGCACGCAAGTTACCGCGTCAATAGACGTCAGCGATACGGGGAGCCATTAAGCTAACTACACCTTCCCTTTTCGTAAAGCGGCGAGGAGTTGACGGAGCAGGAGCTGCCGCCGCCATTACCGCCACAGCGGAGCGGACGGGCGGACGGGCGCAAAATTAACGCTGGCCTCAGCCATTATTTACCTTTCCAAACGCCGCGCAAGTGCTCCCGTTCACAGCGTGGACTTCGTGCAACTCGTGTATGAACTTTCAGTCGGGGAGCGGCCAGAGAAAAGTTACTTAGCAgcagtggctaacagctaaaaacacaaagatgtcagtttaaaaaaaaaaagagctgaccGCTTTTTCTCCAAAGGAAATGGGCGGAGCTTATATTGAACAGCTCATGACGCAACCGGGCTATTACGCGTTCTGATTGGTGGGAAAAgtttgataaaagaaaaaagaacttcACTTTCCTGGACTGTTTATTTCCAAACCTTGATTGTTTGGAATCATTTGCTGTTCCTGTGGTCTGTGTTGTGTACAGTGCACTGTTCTGTGTTAACAGTAAGTCAATAAATATGCAGAGACCTGAAATGATTAAATGCCTTTGTTTATTCTGTATTACTCATACATAAAGTATAAAACAAAgtacaacaaacaaaaatagaaaataagtgaaaaaaaaaattggactGGGTGTACCACctagatttttatttatttttaaccatGTGAGTTAAAATGCCTTCTGAGCATCAGATATTTATCAGTGGGCCACACCCTCTCAGAGTTAGATTACTTTTcaacaaataattaaaacacaACATACTAAAAGTGCATACGCAAAATAATGACAGAACTCAAGAGAAATGAATAGTTGTAAGAACACTACTGGTTAAATTTGATCAGTCCTGTTTTAATTGTTACAAAAATGTATACGCCTCGTGTTTATTTGTCCAGACTGTGCAAGCTTTGAAATTAAATTGCACTGTCGTTGGGATTGCATAGTGTGTAAGAGttttgacagagaaaaagagtGGAAACCAGAGGAAGCCCTTGTAGACTTCCAAGCAAAGCAGGCAGATGGCAGATGGACACCGGTTGCCAGTCCCCCCGTCTTTATGCTTGTTCGCTTTGCAGTAAATACAAGGAGATTCATTCTGACAAGTGCCTACATTTTACGGGTACTATTCACAGATTGCACCAAGGGACCGCCCGGTCCTTCCCTGTGTTATGAGTTTTGTTCCCTGAATATACAGTTTCTTACATATTTATCTCACCTGCTTCTGCCTTGAGATGAGCTGTGTCACAAGCCAATTTCCTCCTGTGCTCGGCTGAGTCATGCAAACATTCTGCTGCAAATGTAGGATGCAATGTTAAAGCTAAGATGAAGAGCTATTGGTATTCTTTCAGTGTGGAATAGACACTGGGAAAAAACCCAAATATCAATCTGAGTGATCTGTCAAATTAATCCCACTTCTAATGTAACATTAAAAGTGAGAATTTTAAGTCCACACAGCAGTTATCTACTGTAAGTACCAGTAGTGCAAAGTGCATTAATTCAACAATGATAATTCCTGCATACCATGGATGGTTAAAAGATCTTTCTGGAACTGTGTTTGGCATGACTGAATGTTATAATGGGAGAACTGTAAAAGTCTAAATACAACAATAAACTATTTACATGTTGAACATTAGGGGTTCATCACTGAAATACAGTATTATCCAGTACAAAGAAGCAAATCATTATGGCAAGGAGCACAGGGAAAGCACAAGATCTCAGGAAATCAAATACAGTCTACAAATACATCTTGATGCAAATCTAATGTTTTtacccttttctttttcacacatTATTTGTCTTTGCCGGTCGAAGATGTTTCAAATGTGGCTCAGCTTTGCATTCACAAGTGCGTCGAAGTCCAGTGATTGAATACAGAAAGTAATCCAGATACACAATGCCTCGCCTCTACTAACTACAATACCAACAACAAAGCTTTTGGAGCTCAAAGGAATTATTTACAGAGttgcacaaagacaaaaacacagttgaGACTTTGAGTGCCGAGAGGAAAAAAGGGCCAGACTCTTCATCGCTTGCTCTGTTACATAACACAAAACTGAGAGGGTCATGATCGCTCCGCGAGACGACATACGTACAGTGGTGATGGAATAGATGAACAGCTGTGGacctcctttttattttttaacaaaataaccTCCCCTGAAAACAGTCGTTGTATTGGTTTTAACCTTCTCCAccgacactttttttttaatagtggCCAATAGAAAAGGTTTCTGGTATTAACAGTGATAGCCCTCCAAATAAACTCTCAAAGCTCATCAAACTTAGCGTCATATATGCTCCTGAACCATTAGTTATAATGCCTCATTGttataataaaatagaatttttttttttgagaaagtgCAACGTTACATCTAACCTGACTAACAATGCTTTTATTAGTTATCTTTATTCATCGCTATGTAGATATTATCCCAAACACAAAAGTACTTTCAGAACTGTTAAATTCGTATTTACAATCTCCTCTCTGCTACTGTTATCATCTCCCAGCTCAGTTCACTATCCAGAAACCAACAACTGGGAGAAGGTGAGACAAGCCTTTATACAtttatacaaataaaaacatctatACATTAACGTTACAGTATCGAAAATACAAGGAGGCCCTCATAGGTACAGTACAGAATATGGCCTCTTTCCTTTAGTACTATGATCCCTTTGGGTATCTGTTAGGATTTCCACCACTAGTCAAACCCAATGCAGAATAACCAGCCATAATTAGGAAATATATTACAAATTATAAGATAGGAATGTATGGCTGAAGTTTTATAAGGCAGGAAATGTTATATTAGGGTAGGAAAATCTTTTTGGCGTCATtatcaagggaaaaaaaactatcttTCGAAGCAAGACATGCCGACTGAGGCCATCTGTTCATCCctaagttgtaaaaaaaaaaaaaaaaaaaaaaaaaagaccagggCACAAGCATCTGTGTGCGTTTGTTTGAAAGCTGCtcataaaaaatatttcaagttGTTGATTTAAGGTTTGTAACTGTGCAGACAGACAAGGTGACGTGTTTGTGGTCGTTATAGTGTAATAGCAGGGGCCTTCACAAAGACCTTATTATCCTATTTATTACAAAGTCGTCCAGTTATAGGTGCTATTTTGCCCTTTTATCAAAAAAGTGCAGCAGGGATTTTGCTTTTCTCTCCAATATGCGGTATTGCATTTCACATCTGTCCCATTTTAAACATCTTATCtataaaaacacagtgaacaaCTCCGAACATGGCAGATCCAATCACAGACATGCAGTGGCGAAGATATGCTGGTGTCACACAGGGCTCGGTGTTAGTACATGTGGCTCATGCTTTTTAACTTCACTCCCTCAGTCAAGGCTGGATGAATGTGCAGAAGACTGCGGACGGCGATGTCACGAAGCCCACAGAACCTCGCGCCGCTCACATGTTGTAAGCGACATAGATGGGATCCAGCTGGTCGGCCAGGAAGGAGTCGCGCAGATGCATGCGCTGCTTCTCCCCCCTGGAGTTGATGGGTATCACCCCCGGGTCCACGATCACCACCACACCCACGATGAGGTGGTGCTCCTCCAGGACCACGTTGGTTATCAGAGGCACCAGGTCCAGCGCGTCCTGCTCCGAGCCGCACAGCTCCgacaccaccaccagcaggttggtccatgtaaacacagcactgcgaggagaggagagagacgcaGAGTCCCACAGAGAGACCCGGTTAGCGGTGGCAGAGTgaaaggtcaggggtcacacaGGTGGAAGCTGAGTAGTTAAGAGTAGTTAGTTTTGACTTTATAAAACTGTATATATCCACAAATTCACTCACTTTATCTGAattatatccttttttttttaaaaaaaaaaatggccgctgATAATCTGCTGTAAGCTGAGATGTCAAAAGTGGAATATTACAAAGAACAAGTGTTGGGTGAGTCAGGTAATTTGCTTCAGATATTAGAAACATCCCCCACCTCTCAGCAATACTTCGGTGAGCTCGTGACACCGACGTTTCGATGTCGGTGGGATGGTAGCGCAAACCTCGCAGCTCCAAAGTCTCGTCCAGCGAGCCCACCACAAAGAGAGCGTCGTGGCGGTCTGGGCACAGGAGCACAGGGGATGTAAATTAAGTCAAGGGAAAAGTTAATCGGCCTCCTGTCGGACAACAAATGATAAAAGAGACGCAATAGATTTAAGAGCTTATTCACCTCCACTAGCGTCTAACAGCTCGGTCCTCTTCACGAAGCCCAGGTATCCGGTTCTGGCCCATAAGGTCTGCGGGTCCCCGAAGCTGAGCTTGGTGTTGAAGTGATCCGCCTGAAGACTCTCCTCTCCGTAGATGGTGTAGTAGCCACTGGCATTATGGGGGCTGTTGACCCAGATCTGACagacagaggaacacacacacacgcttttgTTTTGCTGGAGTCCCActgtgaggaggagtgtgtgttgttgttgtgttctcTCTTTCACCTCTCCAAGGTGAGAATCTCCGAGTGGGCCTCTGGTCTCTGGATTGACGATGATCACCCGAACACCTGGCAggatctgaaacacacaaataacCTGAATCCAGAGACACTGCGGGATAAACTagtaaaatatatttaactACACAATTCAGACACTGGATGTGAATACGTCTGAGGTTTCCCACCTTTCCTGACTCCATTAGAGGAAGACTCTGCGGGGCTCCTCTCTCCACCAGCCTCACTCTGAACGAACAAAAccacagataaaaaaaatttgtgaaaatattccAAATGAACGCTCAAATTACTGCATATATACAACATGTTGGTTCTGTTTATGATGTGATACATCTGCCTGGTATCGATGGCTGTTTTGTTTAGACTTCATCAGACCTCACAGAGTTCAAAGACTGATGTGTTCTCACCTGTCGTGACGCAGAGACTTCATGTCCACGTACACAGTGCACGGGTCCGGGCCGGTGGTGCCCTACAACACACAGAACGGCCGTTACTGGCTCCCACTGCAGGAATAAACCCAAGAGTGTTTCTCAGAGAGGCCGAGTGGGAGTACCTGCAGGCACACGGCCAGGTTCACCCTGGAGCCAAACGCGGTGCTGACGGCTCTGGACGAAAGCCCCAAGTCCTTAAACAGCTTGGAGAAGGAGTGTGAGAGGGCGAGGCGAGGGCGTTCCTCCGCGATCACCACACAGCTTCGCACGCACGACAGGTTCACACCGCGGGCCTGCAacgcgcccacacacacacacacaacacacacacacacacacagcggcgaTCAAACGCGTGGCTCACTGATTCATGCTTCTCTGTCGGTACGCGGAGTTCTCACCTTAAGAAGCTCGGTCTGTGTGCCCAGGCCTTTGGTGCAGAGCTCCATGACGGAGTAGGAGCAGAAGGTGTCTCTGATGCGGTACTGGCTGAGCGTGCTGAGCCACAGAGACAAGCAGCTCTCCAGCTCGAAGGGGGGAATCaggatggactggtgacctgagTAAACACTGCGAGGCCACAGAGATGAGGAGAAGGGGTcagtgcagcagagcaggagaaggCCGGAGACGCAGACTTCAGGCGGTTTACTGCACCTTGCGAGGCACCACAGCACGAAGCCCAGGCCGCAGTATGGATCCAGGCAGATGGCGATTTGGCGGGAGGAGTACAGCTCGCACTGAAGCTTTATGGAGCGACACAGTGCGCTGACCGCTGCGTGAGAGATCTggataaaaaatgaaaacattcagaatgTATTTTCTGGCAAGTTCGCCATAAATGGCTGCCAGTCGAAGTTTTCCAAAACCTCATTATTGCTTAATTAAGGTTAGTGTTTAAGTTCTCTATAATTAATGTCTGATTTGAGCTTTTTGGGAACAGGAAAGCTTGGCGGGTGTCACCTTGACACCGGTCAGCATGCCTGTAGTGGACACACTGAAGTCCAGATAGGCGATCATCTCTGCTGTGGGCGGCTTGTAGATCTGTGGAGGTCGGCGGCGAGGAAGGTCGTCTGAaaatgagagcagagcaggtttTACAGGAAACAAGAGCATTACAGAATTATAACCAACAATActgcacaaaaaataaatttatgggttttttttttgctcattatCTCATGTTGAGACAAGTTTCCAAAGCACTGACAAATTTACTGTTGGGCAGTTCTAATAAATAGCGGACTTCTTCTTCCAAACAGTTCACAATAAATGACACGAGCGTTTCCGACAGAACTGTCCACTTTATACAgcatcattacacacacaaacacacacacacacacacacacacacacacacacacacacacacacacacacacacacacacacacacacacacacacacacacacacacacacacacacacacacacacacacacacactgtgctgacTGCCCCTCAGTGCTAATGAGCCTTTTGGACTGTTCTGAATTTGCCTCCTGATAAATTCAGTAACTGGAAACAAAGTGAACTTAGTTCAGAGGacagttttctttgaatttcaaAGGTACAAAACATATTATTTATGTTTAATATAACCTGAAAAATTAGACAAAAAAGTCCTGAAATCAGGACATAGTCCTGGTTTGCGATGTGCTGCTGGTTTTAACTACAACCTGCCCCAGCCTGTTTAATCCAGCAATACATGTTTGCACCACAAGAGGGtgtattgaaaaaaaggatgagGAATAAAATGTATCTGTGCAGCACTGGACCTCAACATATATCATGGAGTGTTCATTTTACACAGCACAGTTTGATCTGAAAAGGTCTGGATCATTAAATAATTCCataataatatataaaaaaCTGCAACTGCACAGAGGATTTTTATTCTaccatttacattttcagacagaaaacatttgGCCAGTGAATACAAGTTAGTACCACTGTCACATATGGTCAGGATTCTTACCTGTGTCGATGATGGTCGGCCAGGTTTTGATGTTCACAGAGGCAGCAGCCTCTTTGGAGCGCAGGGTCCTCATGAGGTTTTGCGTCGTCAGGATACAAGCAGCTTTACTGACCTGGTGACGAACCACGAGCATCAATCATGTGAATATGAGGGCCGGCTATAAAGTATATCAAGGTAATATCGGCAAATTTTCATGTCAAAGTATTAATATCAAATGTGCTGCAAAGAATAAATCAAAGACCGAATGAGAACCTGCAGAAAAACCTcttaaaaaaagattcaaacagACAATATTGTGAAAAAACGAGCTCCTGCTTACATCAATGATCATGCGGACAGTGGGCAGCGTGGCTGCCAGGTTCTGAGGGTGCGGAGGCCTGACGTTCACGGGCACACACCCAGCGTAGAGACATCCGTAGAAGGCAGCGATCAAATCAATGCCTGAGAAAACACGGAGCGGCAGAGATCGGCatgagaggagaaggagaagcatcAGGGTGGATTTCTGTGTTTGCGGCGGTGAACCCACCCGGAGGGTAGAGCAGCACCACGTTCTCTCCGGTGTTGATGCTTCCTTTCTCCATGAGCGCCGCCGCTATCTTCTCTGCTCGCTTGTGAAGCTGGACGCAGGTCGCCGTGCCGACTGTTACCCCCTGACGGACGAGACGGAGGAACAGAACGCCGATAAGCACATCTGGACACTCGTTCACTGCTTTTAGAAATGCGTGAGAGAATAGAGAATAGAACAGAAGGTACCTTTGCGTTGAGGAGAACGTAGAGGACGTGGTCGGGGTCGGTCTGTGCCCTCCACTGGAGAGCTTCTGTCAAATACTGATGCTGTTTAttaaaatagacaaaaaaaaaaaaagtagaagcATGAACTAAAAACACCAAGAAGCGAACATTATTACAAACACATCCACGGGGGGCAAATACAGGAAGATGTGTTACGCTGATGGAACATCTTAACTCTAATAAAcctgaataataaaaaaaaagctctgctTAGAGATGCGCACTTTCATAAATAGCCGTCTTGAATAAATTACCGTTTGCCAATAAGCAAGCAACTGATGGAACACACTATGAGCCAATCCAGCTCTTAAAGTAATGGACAATAACTTAAAATGTGAAAGGTCCATCCGCAGATAAACAAGGGAGGCAGGAAGTGCATCACTAACAAAATTAAACTTGAAAACATGCACTTATGTTGCTTATATAGAAATGTAGCACAAGCACATAAATTAAAACCACAATACAGCGATTACAGCATGATCACAGTCAACACGGGTGTGGGGAACATGCCAGCCAGGCCGTCGCTCTTACCATCACAGTGGGCCACATACAGAGCTAAATCCAGGGACAGACGAgagcacagagagaggagagtccACAGGTTTCTATGAAACTGAGCTCCAGTTGAGCTTCTACCGCTGTGACCACAGCGGCAGGGGACAATCATCACATCTCACTATCTACCATCGTAACACACACGCCGAGAATACACTTTAAAAGGTATCAGGTTCAGTTAGTGGCTCGAAAGTTGCAAACCGATTATCAGAAACGTTGACTACCTTTCGGACGAGGTCCTGGTCCTCGATCATGCCGAGGTCCCTCCCAGCCGCCTGGGCGATCCTCTTCCCTGCCACCAGGTTGCCCACCATGACCGACGCAGGGCCCACGCCGACTGCCAGAGGAAACACTCAGTTCAGTCACTCCTGACCAACATGTTGTAGCCATAAAAATAAACCACGATTTGGTTGTAAaattttatataaatattaataatgacAGTTATCTGACTGAAACGCAGAGTTATAGTTTGGTCAACGCTTtcgagcgtgtgtgcgtgtgtgtgtgtgtgtcagactcacCTGGCTGCTTCTGGCGGGGCTTGGGCAGGTTGGTGACACAGGTGTGGGGGCACATCAGGATGTTACAGGGGTGCAGGCTGCCGTCCAGGAAGAACTGCTTGGTGTCGGAGATGTGGATGCCCCCCAGCGGCGTCTTGGGTAGAGTGTTGGCCGGGACCAGAGCCAGGCAGTAGAGGCCCACCTGGTGGATGCTGTCGATGGCCtgcaggagaaaacaaacatttcatttgagaTTTAATGATATTTATGAGTGCATAAAAGATTCTTTTAATAGGAAGCATGAAAAACACAcgaaggaggacgaggaggtgaTTTACCTGCAGCACTCGGCTCATCCACTGGAAGCTGTCTTCCTCGCTGGCGTCGGGCCTCTGCTCTGCCACGATCACCACCCTCTCATCGTAGAACACGgtgactgaaaacacagcgaTCCTGACCagcacaagcaaacacacattaTTCTTTTGTTAATCGCTCATCTGCTTCTAGCTTCACGTTCAGCTTCATGCCTGCTGCGTGTTTGTTGGAACATTTGCTGTGATTAAATCAGGATTCACGCTTAAAGAGGAAGTGGCCTCACCTTCCACGGTACACGGTCTTGACCGGCTCCACGGCCAGGGCGGTGGCCACCAGGTCGTCGGCGTTGTGCCTCCGCCCGCTCACCATCAGCAGACCCTCGATCTTCCCCACCACAAAGATCAAACTGCCCTgtaagggagggggagggggcacAATGCAGAAAGGTCACCATGCTGGAGGTGAGAGGAGAGCGAGTCGATCTCGCTCTGAAGAGACGGTCCGACTCACCGGGCCAACGAACCCCAGGAGTCCCGACCGTACGAAGGGGATCTCTCCGATGGGGACTCCGTTAGCGTTGACAGGGATGACCTGAACACAGACACGGGCAAAAGACAGAAGAGGTTAGAGGAAGAAGGTAGTGTGTGTCGTATACGAGGGGTTTCCCTCTGCTTCCACACCTCGAAGGTGTTCTTGGTGAGTCCGGGGAGGCCGTAGTACATGGTGCCTCCAGCACGGGAGTTGATGATTATCTCTCCTATCTCGTCTGTTTTGCACAGCTGTGGCGGACCGTCAGGCCGAACGATGCACATCAGAGctggaaaaaacacaacagcaacgtACAAAATGAGGAAAGTGACACTGAAGTTGCATTTAACATGTTGGTCCACTTTGAATATAGTATTAAAAGAGCTGAGACTTGCATGCTTTTTGGCACCAAAGCGTCAAAGTCTCGATTCTTTCCCGGCAGCAAATTGATGCCAttttgtttctgatgttttcttttttcaacccATGTGTCTCACCTCCAGGCATGACGTGTCCCACATCTTGCACAGTCAGGGCCGAGTTCTTGTCCTCCGTGTTGACCCTGATGACGCCGTGACTCAGACCCCCCATGGAGAGGATGGCTCGGGCGGGGAGGGGCGCCCCCGGGACTCCCGGCCTGCACACAGACGTCAGGCGTGTGTGAGCCATTTGCCTCCTCCATCAACCCAACTGCACCAGCAccgccatgtttttttttttttttttcccttctcagTCATTTGTGAAGGAGTTCGGTGGaacttttcagtaaaatacCTGCGAATAGCGACGGTCATGGCCTCGGGAGAGGTGGCGCAGGGACAGATGACCTCGGGCTTCAGCCCGTGAGACTGAAAGACGTTCAGGAAGGCATCGCAGGAGGACACCGACCCTGGACAGCCAGACACCGGCGGTTGAATACGTGTAATCTTTAAAGACACATCATGCTGGAGGACCACGCAGTACTCACAGGGGTTAGCACCATCTGCTACAATGAGCATCCGAAGTGAAGCCAGGCTGGTGTCTCTCTGGTCTCGATGGGCCATCATGGCCCAGTGCAGATCGCGGCACTTTACCAGAGCCACACGAGCTGCAACACAAGGAAGGAACCCATCATGTATCAAACACTGAAGTACTTTAAATGTGTCAATAGAAGCCAAGTCGAAAGGTCAGCAAGAACCACCTTTATGGATGTGAACCCTCTGAACCCAGGAGAGAGGACAGGCCTTCATGACGGCATAGGGAACGCTGATGGTGTGTATCCTGTTCATGACGGCctgcaaaacaaccacaaatgtTCAATATCAGGCTTGAGAAATTATAGGATAAAAGCAAGTTATCCTAACGT encodes:
- the dip2bb gene encoding disco-interacting protein 2 homolog B-A isoform X5, which encodes MADRGVDLSALPKEVRDQLAELDLELSEGDITQKGYEKKRTKLLAPYIIQAPAPPPQNDVRPPAPSSSSHAAPPSSSSRYRERRSRRTHRSGGTRDDRYRSDIHTEAVQAALAKHKQEKMALPMPTKRRSTYVQSPINTRTPPDSSSGSEDESSARRQSSVAAPPPSHLQSPETWANRSAQGSSTSSSASSTLSHGEAKPGQGQPQPQPQYKPQYQPLYQPHHQPQYQPQHPPQNPPQHPPQHPNQHPPQQSRAAAVTDMLAQSRIAPSENSAPPPDVTAVAPPSRGPRVDLPSNAVVRGMSRGQSRSSMMETADGVPVNSRVSTKIQQLLNTLKRPKRPPLSEFFTDDSEEIVEVPEPDPNTPKPEGRQIIPVKGEPLGVVSNWPPALQAALARWGATQGKSPALTALDITGKPLYTLTYGKLWSRSVKLAYTLLNKLGTKNEQILKPGDRVALVYPNSDPGMFWVAFYGCLLAEVIPVPIEVPLSRKDAGISQVGFLLGSCGVGLALTSEICLKGLPKTPTGEIMQYKGWPRLKWVITDSKYLTKPSKDWQPHIPTANTDPAYIEYKASKEGTVVGVAVSKVAMLTHCQALTQACNYCEGETLVNVLDFKKEMGLWHGVLTAVMNRIHTISVPYAVMKACPLSWVQRVHIHKARVALVKCRDLHWAMMAHRDQRDTSLASLRMLIVADGANPWSVSSCDAFLNVFQSHGLKPEVICPCATSPEAMTVAIRRPGVPGAPLPARAILSMGGLSHGVIRVNTEDKNSALTVQDVGHVMPGALMCIVRPDGPPQLCKTDEIGEIIINSRAGGTMYYGLPGLTKNTFEVIPVNANGVPIGEIPFVRSGLLGFVGPGSLIFVVGKIEGLLMVSGRRHNADDLVATALAVEPVKTVYRGRIAVFSVTVFYDERVVIVAEQRPDASEEDSFQWMSRVLQAIDSIHQVGLYCLALVPANTLPKTPLGGIHISDTKQFFLDGSLHPCNILMCPHTCVTNLPKPRQKQPVGVGPASVMVGNLVAGKRIAQAAGRDLGMIEDQDLVRKHQYLTEALQWRAQTDPDHVLYVLLNAKGVTVGTATCVQLHKRAEKIAAALMEKGSINTGENVVLLYPPGIDLIAAFYGCLYAGCVPVNVRPPHPQNLAATLPTVRMIIDVSKAACILTTQNLMRTLRSKEAAASVNIKTWPTIIDTDDLPRRRPPQIYKPPTAEMIAYLDFSVSTTGMLTGVKISHAAVSALCRSIKLQCELYSSRQIAICLDPYCGLGFVLWCLASVYSGHQSILIPPFELESCLSLWLSTLSQYRIRDTFCSYSVMELCTKGLGTQTELLKARGVNLSCVRSCVVIAEERPRLALSHSFSKLFKDLGLSSRAVSTAFGSRVNLAVCLQGTTGPDPCTVYVDMKSLRHDRVRLVERGAPQSLPLMESGKILPGVRVIIVNPETRGPLGDSHLGEIWVNSPHNASGYYTIYGEESLQADHFNTKLSFGDPQTLWARTGYLGFVKRTELLDASGDRHDALFVVGSLDETLELRGLRYHPTDIETSVSRAHRSIAESAVFTWTNLLVVVSELCGSEQDALDLVPLITNVVLEEHHLIVGVVVIVDPGVIPINSRGEKQRMHLRDSFLADQLDPIYVAYNM